In the genome of Gammaproteobacteria bacterium, one region contains:
- a CDS encoding DUF1311 domain-containing protein: protein MAVIFVASSPVTGASKCPTAQTTLEVNQCLSDDLEVVAAEQTTYLAAAQERIMDESQLKLMLSSEQKAWENYREIHCDNVYDYWAQGTIRVAKNLTCSAELTRERTHDIWRAFLRYADSTPPILPEPELQ, encoded by the coding sequence ATGGCAGTAATTTTTGTCGCATCGTCTCCAGTAACCGGAGCCTCAAAGTGTCCAACGGCTCAAACGACTCTTGAGGTAAATCAATGTCTCAGCGATGATCTGGAAGTGGTGGCCGCGGAACAAACGACATATCTGGCGGCCGCGCAGGAGAGAATTATGGACGAGTCGCAGTTAAAGTTGATGCTTTCGAGCGAGCAGAAGGCTTGGGAAAATTATCGGGAGATTCATTGCGATAATGTTTACGACTATTGGGCTCAAGGTACCATTAGAGTTGCCAAGAATCTGACATGTAGCGCGGAGCTTACTCGGGAGCGCACCCATGACATTTGGCGCGCATTTCTAAGATATGCAGACTCGACGCCCCCCATTCTTCCCGAACCGGAATTGCAGTGA
- the urtC gene encoding urea ABC transporter permease subunit UrtC → MLGVLLLLAIIVPLLNLAVPADSALHLSTYWVTLLGKYLCYALLAIAIDLIWGYCGILSLGHTAFFALGGYAMGMYLMRQIGDRGVYGNAELPDFMVFLNWTELPWYWYGFEHFWFAMLMVLVAPGILAFAFGWLAFRSRVTGVYLSIITQALTYALMLAFFRNEMGFGGNNGLTDFKELLGFDLQKDSTRIGLFLASVLALALGYLSCRYIVTSRFGRVVAAIRDAESRARFIGYRVERFKLALFTFSAVLSGIAGALYVPQVGIINPGEFSPINSIEAVVWVAVGGRGTLYGAALGAGIVNYSKTWFTAAMPEVWLYALGALFIVVTLFLPKGVVGLIARLRRKS, encoded by the coding sequence ATGCTGGGCGTGCTGCTGCTGCTCGCGATCATCGTTCCGCTGCTGAACCTGGCGGTGCCGGCCGACTCGGCCCTGCACCTGTCGACCTACTGGGTGACCTTGCTCGGCAAGTACCTGTGCTACGCCCTGCTGGCGATCGCCATCGACCTGATCTGGGGTTACTGCGGCATTCTCAGCCTCGGCCACACCGCCTTCTTTGCACTCGGCGGCTACGCCATGGGCATGTACCTGATGCGCCAGATCGGCGATCGCGGCGTCTACGGCAACGCCGAGCTTCCGGACTTCATGGTGTTCCTGAACTGGACTGAACTGCCGTGGTACTGGTACGGCTTCGAGCACTTCTGGTTCGCGATGCTGATGGTGCTGGTCGCGCCCGGCATCCTCGCCTTCGCCTTCGGCTGGCTGGCGTTCCGCTCGCGCGTCACCGGCGTGTACCTGTCGATCATCACCCAGGCACTGACCTACGCCCTGATGTTGGCCTTCTTCCGTAACGAGATGGGCTTCGGCGGCAATAACGGCCTCACCGACTTCAAGGAACTGCTGGGATTCGATCTGCAGAAGGACAGCACCCGCATCGGCCTGTTCCTGGCCTCGGTGCTGGCGCTGGCACTGGGCTATCTGTCCTGCCGCTACATCGTCACTTCGCGGTTCGGTCGCGTGGTCGCCGCGATCCGTGACGCCGAATCGCGCGCGCGCTTCATCGGTTATCGGGTGGAACGCTTCAAGCTCGCGCTGTTCACGTTCTCGGCCGTGCTCTCGGGCATTGCCGGGGCGCTGTACGTGCCGCAGGTCGGCATCATCAACCCCGGCGAGTTCTCGCCGATCAACTCGATCGAAGCCGTGGTCTGGGTCGCGGTCGGCGGACGCGGCACGCTCTACGGCGCCGCGCTCGGGGCCGGCATCGTCAACTACTCCAAGACCTGGTTCACTGCGGCGATGCCGGAAGTGTGGCTGTACGCACTGGGCGCCTTGTTCATCGTCGTCACCCTGTTTCTGCCCAAGGGCGTGGTCGGCCTGATTGCGCGCCTGCGGAGAAAATCATGA
- the urtB gene encoding urea ABC transporter permease subunit UrtB produces the protein MTRIRFQIGRFALCLLMLLGSTAAHADSAADDAFMQTLFAIPEANYREKAALVDVLVAARHEHTREVLLALLDNRLYARENADGNITDLYIVEEQADSQLALTDALSLEDAGTAPEDDLERIRTNITLRKALKQAIARFDLADEDADVRASGVDEMSGDLDDDGAALLREQLAIDGSRQVRRRIEVALALYVLPSGDEATRLAAIETLDGETSNVVYNRIKPLTEADAEVSPELRAAALKVTQSIDSWRAFYGVIETLFFGLSLGSVLVLAAIGLAITFGVMGVINMAHGELIMLGAYTAYVMQLILPNHIGLALILAIPMAFCVSGLAGVVIERSIVRFLYGRPLETLLATFGLSLVLQQLVRSVFSPLNRSVSSPEWMQGLWQINDLFAVTWNRLLIVVFMALVFALLWLTLNKTSLGLKVRAVSQNRAMAKAMGVRTERVDAMTFGLGAGVAGVAGVALSQLTNVGPNLGQSYIVDSFMVVVFGGVGNLWGTLISGMSLGVINKILEPWAGAVMAKILVLVFLILFIQRKPRGLFPQKGRAAEGH, from the coding sequence ATGACACGCATACGATTCCAAATCGGTCGATTCGCCCTGTGTCTGCTGATGCTGCTGGGCAGCACAGCCGCGCACGCGGATTCGGCGGCCGATGACGCCTTCATGCAGACGCTGTTCGCGATTCCTGAAGCCAATTACCGCGAAAAGGCCGCTCTGGTCGACGTTCTCGTCGCCGCGCGCCACGAACACACCCGCGAGGTGCTCCTCGCGCTGCTGGACAACCGCCTGTATGCGCGTGAAAACGCCGACGGCAACATCACCGACCTCTACATCGTCGAAGAACAAGCCGATTCCCAGCTTGCCCTCACCGACGCGCTGAGCCTCGAGGACGCCGGTACCGCGCCCGAGGACGATCTCGAGAGGATCCGCACCAACATCACCCTGCGCAAGGCGCTGAAACAGGCGATTGCACGATTCGACCTGGCCGACGAGGACGCCGACGTGCGTGCTTCCGGCGTCGATGAGATGAGCGGCGATCTCGACGACGACGGCGCCGCGCTGCTGCGCGAACAGCTCGCGATCGACGGCAGCAGACAGGTGCGGCGCCGCATCGAAGTGGCGCTGGCACTGTATGTCCTGCCCTCCGGCGACGAGGCCACACGTCTGGCGGCCATCGAGACCCTGGACGGGGAAACCAGCAATGTCGTCTACAACCGCATCAAGCCGCTCACCGAAGCGGATGCCGAAGTCAGCCCCGAACTGCGCGCCGCAGCGCTCAAGGTGACGCAGTCGATCGACAGCTGGCGCGCGTTCTATGGCGTGATCGAGACCCTGTTCTTCGGCCTCAGTCTGGGCTCGGTGCTGGTGCTGGCGGCGATTGGTCTGGCCATCACCTTCGGCGTGATGGGCGTGATCAACATGGCGCACGGTGAACTGATCATGCTCGGCGCCTACACCGCCTACGTGATGCAGCTGATCCTGCCGAACCACATCGGCCTGGCGCTGATCCTGGCGATCCCGATGGCCTTCTGCGTGTCCGGCCTGGCCGGCGTGGTGATCGAACGCAGCATCGTGCGCTTCCTCTACGGCCGCCCGCTGGAAACCCTGCTGGCGACCTTCGGCCTGTCACTGGTGCTGCAACAACTGGTGCGCTCGGTGTTCTCGCCGCTGAACCGCTCGGTGTCCTCGCCGGAATGGATGCAGGGCCTGTGGCAGATCAACGACCTGTTCGCGGTGACCTGGAACCGGCTGCTGATCGTGGTGTTCATGGCCCTGGTGTTCGCCCTGCTGTGGCTCACGCTCAACAAGACCTCGCTCGGTCTCAAGGTGCGCGCAGTCTCGCAGAACCGCGCCATGGCCAAGGCCATGGGCGTGCGCACCGAACGCGTGGACGCGATGACCTTCGGCCTCGGTGCCGGCGTCGCCGGCGTGGCCGGTGTCGCGCTGTCGCAGCTCACCAACGTGGGTCCGAATCTCGGCCAGAGCTACATCGTCGATTCGTTCATGGTCGTGGTCTTCGGCGGCGTCGGCAATCTCTGGGGCACGCTGATCAGCGGCATGAGCCTGGGCGTGATCAACAAGATCCTCGAACCCTGGGCCGGCGCGGTCATGGCCAAGATTCTGGTCCTGGTCTTCCTGATTCTGTTCATACAGCGCAAGCCACGCGGATTGTTTCCGCAGAAAGGCCGCGCGGCGGAGGGTCACTGA
- the urtD gene encoding urea ABC transporter ATP-binding protein UrtD, producing the protein MNLASSLRTLTDRERVFEFVNRPPQATRADLSHGTILYLEDITVSFDGFRALNALTLYVDTGELRCIIGPNGAGKTTMMDVITGKTRPDTGSAWFGQNVDLLRLSEPEIAEAGIGRKFQKPTVFGEHSVFENLELAMAGDKSVWSTLVARLSSEQRDRIAETLALVGLSTEQDRDAGSLSHGQKQWLEIGMLLMQDPQLLLVDEPVAGMTPQEVERTAELLVSLAGKRSVVVVEHDMEFVRSIARKVTVLHEGRVLAEGSIDECQNNREVVEVYLGA; encoded by the coding sequence ATGAACCTCGCCTCCTCCCTGCGCACACTGACCGACCGTGAACGGGTCTTCGAATTCGTCAACCGCCCGCCGCAAGCCACACGCGCCGACCTCAGCCACGGCACCATCCTGTATCTCGAAGACATCACCGTGAGCTTCGACGGCTTCCGCGCGCTCAACGCGCTCACGCTGTACGTGGATACCGGCGAACTACGCTGCATCATCGGTCCCAACGGCGCCGGCAAGACCACGATGATGGACGTAATCACTGGCAAGACACGGCCCGATACCGGCAGCGCCTGGTTCGGCCAGAACGTGGACCTGCTGCGGCTATCGGAGCCGGAAATCGCCGAGGCCGGCATCGGCCGCAAGTTCCAGAAACCGACCGTGTTCGGCGAGCACTCCGTGTTCGAGAACCTGGAACTGGCGATGGCCGGCGACAAATCGGTGTGGAGCACGCTGGTGGCGCGCCTGTCGTCCGAACAACGCGACCGCATCGCCGAAACCCTGGCCCTGGTCGGCCTGTCCACCGAGCAGGACCGCGATGCCGGCAGCCTCTCGCACGGGCAGAAGCAATGGCTGGAGATCGGCATGCTGCTGATGCAGGACCCGCAGTTGCTGCTGGTCGACGAACCGGTGGCCGGCATGACACCGCAGGAGGTCGAGCGCACCGCCGAACTGCTGGTGTCGCTGGCCGGCAAGCGCTCCGTGGTGGTGGTCGAACACGACATGGAATTCGTGCGCTCGATCGCACGCAAGGTCACCGTGCTGCACGAGGGACGCGTACTCGCCGAAGGCAGCATCGACGAGTGTCAGAACAACCGCGAAGTCGTCGAAGTCTATCTGGGAGCCTGA
- a CDS encoding transposase — protein MPRKPRYYLPDVPCHVIQRGHNREPCFYAPEDFRYYLQCLREACLQHDAAVHAYVLMTNHVHLLITPTDKEGISRVLQTVGRRYVQYVNACYRRSGTLWEGRHKASLIDTEHYLMTCYRYIELNPVRAGMVQKAADYPWSSFKANAYGKEDQLTRPHPVYLALGANDGERRQAYRGLFRQALEPADMQSLRTGINLCVPVGADRFKAQIERQLQQRISYKPRGRPKKEKVVLDSQE, from the coding sequence ATGCCGCGCAAACCCCGATACTACTTGCCCGATGTTCCGTGCCACGTGATCCAGCGCGGACATAACCGCGAGCCTTGCTTCTACGCACCGGAAGACTTTCGCTACTATCTTCAGTGCCTGCGGGAAGCTTGCCTTCAGCATGACGCTGCGGTGCACGCTTATGTCCTAATGACTAATCATGTTCATCTGCTCATCACGCCGACGGACAAAGAAGGCATTTCCCGTGTGCTGCAGACCGTCGGGCGACGCTATGTCCAGTATGTCAATGCGTGTTACCGGCGCAGCGGCACGCTCTGGGAAGGCCGGCACAAGGCCAGCCTGATCGATACCGAGCACTACCTGATGACGTGCTATCGCTATATCGAGCTCAATCCGGTCAGGGCAGGAATGGTACAAAAGGCTGCGGACTACCCATGGTCAAGTTTCAAAGCCAACGCCTATGGCAAAGAAGATCAGCTCACTCGGCCGCACCCCGTCTACTTAGCTCTCGGGGCGAATGACGGTGAGCGCCGGCAAGCCTATCGCGGATTGTTTCGTCAGGCGCTGGAGCCGGCTGACATGCAGAGCTTGCGAACCGGAATCAATTTATGCGTGCCTGTGGGCGCTGACCGGTTCAAGGCTCAGATTGAACGGCAACTCCAGCAGCGAATCAGTTACAAGCCGCGTGGAAGGCCGAAGAAGGAGAAAGTCGTGCTCGACTCGCAGGAGTAG
- the urtA gene encoding urea ABC transporter substrate-binding protein, producing the protein MKRRNFVRTLAAAALAPALGFGFSAQAAEDTIKVGVLHSLSGTMAISETTLKDTVLMLVEEQNKKGGLLGKKLEAVVVDPASNWPLFAEKARELITKDKVDVVFGCWTSVSRKSVLPVFEELDSLLFYPVQYEGEESSKNVIYTGAAPNQQAIPAVDYLMDEFGIERWVLAGTDYVYPRTTNKILEAYLKAKGVKSEDIMINYTPFGHSDWQSIVSEIKSFGSTGKATAVVSTINGDANVPFYKELANQQISAEDIPVVAFSVGEEELSGIDTGPLVGHLAAWNYFESVDTPENEAFIKQWHAYTGNDKRVTNDPMEASYIGFNLWVKAVEKAGTTDVEKVIATLPGLEVPNLTGGTAKLLPNHHITKPVLIGEIQDDGQFDVVSETEEVPGDAWSDFLPGSKDIEADWVALKCGNYNSKTKKCSGQNF; encoded by the coding sequence ATGAAACGCAGAAATTTCGTACGTACGCTGGCCGCCGCCGCGCTGGCACCGGCCCTCGGCTTCGGCTTCAGCGCCCAGGCCGCCGAGGACACGATCAAGGTCGGCGTGCTGCATTCGCTGTCCGGCACCATGGCGATCTCCGAAACCACGCTCAAGGACACCGTCCTGATGCTGGTCGAGGAGCAGAACAAGAAGGGCGGCCTGCTCGGCAAGAAGCTCGAAGCCGTGGTCGTGGACCCGGCCTCGAACTGGCCGCTGTTCGCGGAAAAGGCACGCGAGCTGATCACCAAGGACAAGGTCGACGTGGTCTTCGGCTGCTGGACCTCGGTATCGCGCAAGTCGGTGCTGCCGGTGTTCGAGGAACTCGACAGCCTGCTGTTCTACCCGGTGCAGTACGAGGGTGAGGAATCGTCCAAGAATGTGATCTACACCGGCGCCGCGCCGAACCAGCAGGCGATTCCGGCGGTGGATTACCTGATGGACGAATTCGGCATCGAGCGCTGGGTGCTGGCCGGCACGGACTACGTCTATCCGCGCACCACCAACAAGATCCTCGAGGCCTACCTCAAGGCCAAGGGCGTGAAGTCCGAGGACATCATGATCAACTACACGCCGTTCGGACATTCCGACTGGCAGAGCATCGTGTCGGAGATCAAGAGCTTCGGTTCCACCGGCAAGGCCACCGCCGTGGTGTCCACGATCAACGGCGACGCCAACGTGCCGTTCTACAAGGAACTCGCCAACCAGCAGATTTCGGCCGAGGACATTCCGGTGGTCGCGTTCTCCGTGGGTGAGGAAGAACTGTCCGGCATCGACACCGGTCCGCTGGTCGGCCATCTCGCCGCCTGGAACTACTTCGAAAGCGTCGATACGCCCGAGAACGAAGCGTTCATCAAGCAGTGGCACGCCTACACCGGCAACGACAAGCGTGTGACCAACGATCCGATGGAAGCCAGCTATATCGGCTTCAACCTGTGGGTGAAGGCGGTCGAGAAGGCCGGCACCACCGATGTGGAGAAGGTCATCGCCACGCTGCCGGGCTTGGAAGTGCCGAACCTGACCGGCGGCACCGCCAAGCTGCTGCCCAACCACCACATCACCAAGCCGGTACTGATCGGTGAAATCCAGGACGACGGTCAGTTCGACGTGGTGTCCGAAACCGAGGAAGTGCCGGGCGATGCCTGGTCCGACTTCCTGCCGGGTTCCAAGGATATCGAGGCCGACTGGGTCGCGCTCAAGTGCGGCAACTACAACAGCAAGACCAAGAAGTGCTCCGGGCAGAACTTCTGA
- the urtE gene encoding urea ABC transporter ATP-binding subunit UrtE, whose amino-acid sequence MLTLKGINQFYGGSHTLWDVDFEVPTGSITCLMGRNGMGKTTLLKCVMGLLSVSTGSIHLGEKDITAVAADRRASLGVGYVPQGREIFGQLSVEENLRLGQYVRKDNGAEALERVYQTFPVLKQMARRRGGDLSGGQQQQLAIGRALIFDPKLLILDEPCEGIQPNIVAEIGDLLIRLNQDTGLTVLLVEQKLPFARRVASEFRILDKGRLVAGGDIGELSDTLVERHLSV is encoded by the coding sequence ATGCTGACCCTCAAAGGCATCAACCAGTTCTACGGCGGCAGCCACACCCTCTGGGACGTGGACTTCGAAGTCCCAACAGGCTCGATTACCTGCCTGATGGGCCGCAACGGCATGGGCAAGACCACGCTGCTCAAATGCGTGATGGGTTTGCTGTCGGTCAGCACCGGCAGCATTCACCTGGGCGAGAAGGACATCACAGCGGTGGCGGCCGACCGTCGCGCCTCGCTGGGTGTGGGCTACGTGCCCCAGGGCCGCGAAATCTTCGGTCAGCTCTCGGTCGAGGAAAACCTGCGACTCGGCCAGTACGTGCGCAAGGACAATGGCGCCGAGGCGCTGGAGCGCGTCTACCAGACCTTCCCGGTGCTCAAGCAAATGGCCCGCCGCCGTGGCGGCGATCTGTCCGGCGGACAACAACAACAGCTGGCGATCGGCCGCGCACTGATCTTCGATCCGAAACTGCTGATTCTCGACGAGCCCTGCGAGGGCATCCAGCCGAACATCGTCGCCGAAATCGGTGATCTGTTGATCCGCCTCAACCAGGACACCGGGCTGACGGTCCTGCTGGTCGAGCAGAAGCTGCCGTTCGCACGCCGCGTCGCCAGCGAATTCCGCATTCTCGACAAGGGCCGGCTGGTCGCTGGCGGCGATATCGGCGAACTCAGCGACACGCTGGTGGAACGCCACCTGTCGGTCTGA
- a CDS encoding type II toxin-antitoxin system RelE/ParE family toxin has product MTPTEAPVRLLYSTAFKRQLRDLAKRYRNIRSDLKSVLEQLAAGETPGDQVPNIGYTVYKVRAANRDARRGKSGGYRILYYLQTDTDRLLVTVYSKSDQGDVPAAELRQIIEATEEQSPGSG; this is encoded by the coding sequence TTGACGCCGACTGAGGCGCCGGTGCGCCTGCTGTACTCGACGGCTTTCAAGCGTCAGCTCCGCGACCTGGCCAAGCGCTACCGCAATATCCGCTCTGATCTGAAGTCCGTACTGGAGCAACTGGCGGCCGGCGAAACTCCGGGCGATCAGGTGCCCAACATCGGCTACACGGTCTACAAGGTCCGGGCGGCCAACCGCGACGCCCGGCGCGGCAAGAGCGGCGGCTATCGCATCCTCTACTACCTGCAAACCGATACGGACCGCCTGCTCGTCACGGTCTACTCGAAATCAGATCAGGGCGATGTCCCGGCTGCCGAGCTACGGCAGATCATCGAGGCCACCGAAGAGCAAAGCCCGGGAAGCGGCTAA